In Maniola hyperantus chromosome 13, iAphHyp1.2, whole genome shotgun sequence, one genomic interval encodes:
- the LOC117987640 gene encoding alpha-(1,3)-fucosyltransferase C-like, translating into MRYNLISIKTFFYITTLSMLIVLYLSLNDLKTQNEIIFIKRIKGVENTMEKLLQHLDKNIEDDKSNSKPKSELKYILQWTSPKNVPFVYMGEGQKGFIDRNCTFTNCYVTSNRTYLGDYTKFDLIAFSGPEAVRMNKIFLPDRRSPHQKFAFASIESSDNYPVCSDKLNNVFNWTWTYKLESEAKWGYIVVRDANRNIIGPKKIMHWLRLAEMDPVSDELKEKLKKKTKAAAWFVSNCYSRSGREKFVRELQAALKKYNLDVDIYGKCGPLKCSRDDQDDCNKMLSANYYFYLSFENSFAEDYVTEKLLYPLQHDAIPIVFGGANYTRFMPDGIYLNARELGAEKLASKMQELILNPNLYAEYFRWKKHYSFYRRYESIDTDDYCSFCTILNNEELVKRTSIYEDFRHWWDPPGRC; encoded by the exons atgagATATAACTTAATATCAATTAAAACTTTCTTCTATATCACAACATTATCTATGTTGATCGTATTATATTTATctttaaatgatttaaaaacGCAAAAcgagattatatttattaaaagaatAAAGGGCGTTGAAAACACTATGGAAAAGTTACTACAACATTTAGACAAAAACATAGAAGATGATAAATCAAATTCGAAACCTAAATCGGAACTAAAATATATATTGCAGTGGACATCTCCGAAAAATGTACCGTTTGTGTACATGGGCGAAGGTCAAAAAGGGTTTATAGATAGAAATTGCACTTTTACAAACTGTTATGTGACCAGCAATAGGACTTATCTCGGTGATTACACTAAGTTTGACTTAATTGCATTTTCTGGCCCAGAAGCAGTTCGTATGAATAAGATATTTTTACCAGATAGAAGATCACCGCATCAGAAGTTTGCATTTGCAAGCATAGAGTCCTCCGATAACTACCCAGTATGTTCTGATAAACTAAACAATGTATTTAACTGGACTTGGACTTACAAACTAGAGTCCGAAGCTAAATGGGGTTATATAGTAGTGAGAGATGCCAATCGTAATATTATAGGACCTAAAAAAATTATGCATTGGTTGAGACTGGCAGAAATGGATCCAGTTAGTGATGAATTAAAAgagaaattaaaaaagaaaactaaagCAGCAGCATGGTTCGTATCTAACTGTTATTCGAGGAGTGGCCGAGAAAAGTTTGTCAGAGAACTACAAGCGGCGCTTAAGAAATATAATTTAGATGTAGATATTTATGGAAAATGTGGCCCCCTAAAATGTTCTAGGGATGATCAAGATGATTGCAACAAAATGCTAAgcgctaattattatttttatctatctTTTGAAAATTCGTTTGCTGAAGATTATGTTACTGAGAAATTATTGTATCCGTTGCAACATGATGCTATTCCAATTGTGTTTGGTGGTGCCAATTATACAAG ATTTATGCCAGATGGAATATATTTGAATGCTAGAGAATTAGGTGCTGAAAAGTTAGCATCAAAAATGCAAGAGCTCATTCTAAACCCTAATTTGTATGCAGAGTATTTCAGATGGAAGAAACACTATTCCTTCTACAGAAGATATGAGAGTATAGACACAGATGACTACTGTAGCTTCTGTACTATTCTGAATAATGAAGAGCTAGTGAAACGTACTAGTATATACGAGGACTTTAGACACTGGTGGGATCCACCAGGGCGGTGTTAA